TAGGGCTCGACTCGGTTTAGTTTGTCGAATTGTAGCCATGCAATTTGTGTGGCCAAAGCAAGCCCCATGATCGTTATGAGTGGGACCCATAGCAGCCTCGACTCCAAAAATGAGTAGTTGCGTTTGTAAGCAAATTCTACAGGCTCGGGTTCGATTGCGTGTATATAGTGTTGTTGCCCTGGTGGCTCAGGGTGGCTGTCCTCGGCAATACTCTCCAATTCGTTTATGGATGGTTCTATTGCAGTAAAAACCGGCTGGTGCCGTTTTTTGCCGTAGTGGTTTTCTCTGTACTCACCTTCGTTTTTGTCGTCTTCGTTATAGTTACCCGGTTCAGGCGCCTGTTCGCTAAAATCTCTTGGTGAGCTTACATCCGCATCGGAAATTACGGGTTCTGTAAAGCTGGTATCGTAGACGTGGTACTCGTCTAGTTCAGGTTCTGTTGGGTCTTCAGGTTCATCTATGGCTTCGTAGGCGCCAGTATCCTTGCGAAAGGTAGGTAAGTCCTCATCATCGGAGGATTCTATTAGGTCCAGCGCCCAAGATTCATCTGATTTCTCATCGTCGTCATCATCGCCTCCGTTAATTGGGTCTCGTTCAAACAGGTTGGTATCCTGTGAGCCTAATGACTTGCTGTAGAGGATGTTGTCGTTAAAGTCTGCATCAAAGCCTTTGTTCGCGGGGGTGGCATCTGCGCCATCGAGCGGCATGTCGTCGCTTATCAGAATATCATCGTCGTCTTCAGTAGGCTGCTTTGGCGGCGGGGCTTTTTTTGCAGGTGCGGGGCTCGATTTGGGTTTGGATTTGGGTTTCGGAGACGATTTTTTTGCTGTTTTGGGGGGCGGCGGCGCCGTGGCTGCTGTCTCAACTGCGGCCATTTGTAGTGTGGGTTGCACTAAATGGTCACGAGCGTTAAAAATATTCAAACATGAACCACACCGCACAGCACCTTTGGCCGATTTTAAATGGGCCTCGGTAATGCGAAAAGATGTACTGCATTTAGGGCAGCGTGTGATGGTGTCGGTCATGCGGGGGTTATCCTAGAATCTTCCTTAGGTTTGTATCCTAATGCTTTATGAACTATAGACTTGTGTGCAGTTTATACGCTCTCGATTAAGGCGTAAATCAGGCTGGAGCTCTTAGGCGACAGAACTGGCGCACAAAATTGTTAGCTTCGCGCAGTTCCGGTTACGCAAATCCATTCTTCTTTCTCTCTAATGTCGTCGATTATGATGTTTTCTTCGTATGCGGCGACAATAGCATTCCTCTGTGTCCTCAATACACCAGATAGGCATAGCTTGCCGCCTGGTTTGAGGCGTCGTGTGAGTGTCGGGGCCAGTTCAACCAGTGGCCCGGCCAGTATGTTGGCCAATACGGTATCGGCTGGCTGGTCTGGGCAGGCATTTGGGAAGTAAGCCGGAAATTGAGACTGCTCAAGGCCATTGCGCGCAACATTATCTTGAGTTGCGAGTAGGGCTTGTGGGTCGATATCGGTTCCCGTGGCATGGCTGGCGCCGAGCAGTAGCGCGGCAATCCCGAGTATACCCGAGCCACAGCCATAATCGATGACGTTTTGTCCATCAAGCTTTTGTTCTGCTAGCCATTGCAGGCAAAGAAAGGTGGTGGGGTGGGTACCTGTACCAAATGCTAGCCCTGGGTCGAGTAGCAGGTTTACAGCATTTGGGTCGGGCGGAGGGGTCCAGCTCGGGCAGATCCACAGGTTGTCAGCACATTGAATTGGGTGGTAATGGCTCATCCACTCCCGTTCCCAGTCTTTATCTTCGAGTATGCGCCAAACGGCAGAATCCAGGGTTTCGCCTGCTTGTTGGTGATAACTTTCCTGAATGTTTTTCAGGGTTGTTTTTGTGTCGATATCGGCTTCGTATAGGCCTGTTACCCGAGTTTCCCGCCAAAGAGGGGTTTCACCCAGTTGGGGTTCGAAGATGGGTTGGTTCGCGTTATCTTCAAGGGTGACAGCCAGTGAGCCGCTGTCCAATAAGGCATCTTCCGCAATGGGAGCCTTGTCGCGCGAACTGTCTATTCGCAGCTGGAGCCAGGGCATAGGGGTACCTCAGGGTGTGGGGTGCTGTCGCAACCCCTAGGGGTTGCGACATGGGTCGGTTAGAGGCCGAGTTTCTTTTCAAGGTAATGGATGTTCACGCCGCCATCGATAAAGGCTTCATCGCGAACTAGGTCCATTTGTAGACTGGTGTTGGTCTTGATACCGCTTATTACGAGTTCGTCCAATGCGCCTTCCATTCTTTTGAGTGCGCTTTTACGGTCTTCTGCGTGGGTAATGACTTTGGCAATCATGGAGTCGTAGTAGGGTGGTACTTTGTAGCCGCTGTAGAGGTGGGTGTCTACTCTAACACCCAGACCGCCTGGAGCGTGGAAATTACTGACAAGTCCGGGTGAGGGCATGAAAGTGGTTGGATCTTCAGCATTAATACGGCACTCGATGGCATGGCCGTTTACGCGAATGTCTTCTTGGCGCAAACTTAATTTTTCGCCTGCGCATACACGAATTTGTTCCTTGATCAGATCGACGCCAGTGATCATTTCTGACACAGGGTGTTCAACCTGAATACGTGTATTCATTTCGATGAAGTAGAAGTGACCGTCTTCGTAGAGAAATTCGAAAGTGCCAGCACCTTTGTAGCCTATTGCGTTACAAGCTTTAATGCAGGAATCAAACACCTTTTGCCGGGCCTCTTCGTTTATAAGAGGGGCTGGTGCTTCTTCAATAACTTTTTGGTGGCGTCGCTGCATGGAGCAGTCACGGTCGAATAGGTGGACGGTGTTGCCTTGACCATCGGAAATGATCTGTACTTCTACGTGACGGGGATTTTGTAGGAATTTTTCCATATAAACCGTATCGTCACCAAAAGCGGCTTTGGCTTCCGCTTTGGTTACTTGGACGGAGGTCCAAAGGCTGGCTTCGGTGTGCACAACACGCATACCGCGACCGCCGCCGCCAGAGGCAGCCTTAATAATGACCGGGAAGCCAATTTTGCGGCCAATTTTTACGCAGGCTTCTGGGTCGTGGGGCAATGGGCCGTCAGAGCCGGGAACGGTCGGTACGCCTGCTTTCTTCATGGATTGAATGGCGGATACTTTGTCGCCCATTAGGCGAATAACATCGGCGTCTGGGCCGATAAAAACAAAACCGCTTTTTTGAATTTGCTCTGCAAAGTCAGCGTTCTCGGCGAGAAAGCCATAGCCTGGATGAACCGCAATCGAGTCCGTTACTTCCATCGCAGAAATGATGGCTGGGATGTTGAGATAGCTATCGGCGGATGCGTTTGGACCAATGCACACGGACTCGTCGGCTAGCCGAACATGCTTCAGATCTCTATCGGCTTTTGAGTAGACGGCGACAGTTGTAATGCCTAGCTCACGGCAGGCGCGAAGCACACGCAGTGCAATCTCGCCTCGGTTTGCAATGAGGACTTTATTGAACATGGTGTTTACCCTCTTTGCGTCTTAGGCAATAACAAGCAGTGGCTGATCAAATTCTACGGGTTCGCCATCGTCGGCCAGAATGGCTTCGATAACACCCGATTTGTCTGCTTCGATCTGATTCATCATCTTCATCGCCTCAACAATGCAAATGACATCGCCAGCTTTTACCGATTGCCCTACTTCAACAAAAGGTGAGGAGTCGGGGCTGGGGGAGCGGTAAAAGGTGCCTACCATAGGTGACACTACTTGATGACCACTGGGGGCCGCCGCTGGAGGTGCTTCAGCCGGCGCTACTGGAGCAGCCGCTGCTGGGGCGGCGGGTACCGGCTGATAGGCTGGTTGATACATCGGTTGCATCGCAGGGTTGGCCGCTGAGCGCGAGCCACGGCTAATGCGCACAGATTCTTCCCCTTCCTTGATTTCCAACTCTTCAACGTTGGATTCTTCCAGTAACTCAATCAGTTTCTTAATTTTGCGAATGTCCATTATGGCCTCTCGGTAACAAGCGCTTTTAGTTAGGGTGAAATATAGGAGAAAGCTATTCTTGGCTTTCTAAATGTATAAATGCTGCCTGCAGAGCTAATTCGTAACTCTGAGCGCTGAAGCCGCAGATAACACCTTTTGCCAAATCAGAAAAATAAGAATGATGACGAAAGGGTTCGCGGCTGAATACGTTAGACATGTGGCACTCCACAAAGGGGATATCCACTGCCGCCAGCGCGTCTCTAAGTGCGACGCTGGTGTGAGTAAAACCGGCGGGGTTGATCACAATAAAATCGACACCTTCATTGCGAGCGTCGTGAATGCGATCGATCAGTTCGTACTCAGCATTACTTTGAAGGGCGTGAAGATGATGTCCCTTTTCAATACATAGCGAGGTAAGCTTTTGGTTGATGTCGGCAAGAGTCGTAGAGCCGTAGACTTCGGGTTCGCGGGTGCCCAACAGATTTAGGTTGGGGCCGTGTAACACCAGAATCGTTGCCATTGGGCTTTTCCTACCTGTTTGAGTGAGAGAATGCTTTCGAAGTCAAAATTGATTCTAAATTGCGGCGATTTGTACCGATATTGTTATAGTCGGTGGATAAATGTGCTGCACTTTAGCGTTGAACGCGATTTTGCCCAAATTACCGCACCTTGTCTATTGAAAGTTGCGACTTAACTCACTTTCAGCGAAGTTGACCTCTAAATTAGCGAAGATCACGAAAAAATACCTAGTTAATACTCACTCGGCGATAGATCGGTTCAGCGCATCAATAATGCTATCGGGGGTTAAAAGTTGGGGCAGTATTTCCGGCTCCGCGTTGATTGTATTTGGAATACCATATACAGAGGAATACCGCTTCGGTTGTAGCGTTTGAGTAATGCGGCAATGTCGTCATCAGGGTTGGTCCAGTCACCAACTAGAAGCGTTACGCCAAGCTCTTCCGCACGGGCAAAAAATGCCTTGGAACTGAAGGCTACAGTTTCGTTCACTTTACACGTTATACACCAGTCTGCCGTGAGGTTTACGAACACAGGTTTTCCTGTCTGATTTAAGGCCTGAAGGCGCGCGGGCGTATAGGGCTCCCAGTTTTCGTAGTGGTTGGATGCGCTTCCAGTGAAGGAGCGGATTTGCCAGGTGAGGTGTGCAGCTGCAAGGAGGC
The Teredinibacter franksiae DNA segment above includes these coding regions:
- a CDS encoding DUF3426 domain-containing protein; this translates as MTDTITRCPKCSTSFRITEAHLKSAKGAVRCGSCLNIFNARDHLVQPTLQMAAVETAATAPPPPKTAKKSSPKPKSKPKSSPAPAKKAPPPKQPTEDDDDILISDDMPLDGADATPANKGFDADFNDNILYSKSLGSQDTNLFERDPINGGDDDDDEKSDESWALDLIESSDDEDLPTFRKDTGAYEAIDEPEDPTEPELDEYHVYDTSFTEPVISDADVSSPRDFSEQAPEPGNYNEDDKNEGEYRENHYGKKRHQPVFTAIEPSINELESIAEDSHPEPPGQQHYIHAIEPEPVEFAYKRNYSFLESRLLWVPLITIMGLALATQIAWLQFDKLNRVEPYRSYYGAICNITGCELAPLLNRTEIRAVNLVVRSHPDQSGALVVDAVLQNSAPYPQSFPALDLVFTDMQDKPVTARRFNPDEYLGGELAGRRDMPSRQPIHITLEIVDPGPAAVGYRISIAN
- the prmA gene encoding 50S ribosomal protein L11 methyltransferase, translated to MPWLQLRIDSSRDKAPIAEDALLDSGSLAVTLEDNANQPIFEPQLGETPLWRETRVTGLYEADIDTKTTLKNIQESYHQQAGETLDSAVWRILEDKDWEREWMSHYHPIQCADNLWICPSWTPPPDPNAVNLLLDPGLAFGTGTHPTTFLCLQWLAEQKLDGQNVIDYGCGSGILGIAALLLGASHATGTDIDPQALLATQDNVARNGLEQSQFPAYFPNACPDQPADTVLANILAGPLVELAPTLTRRLKPGGKLCLSGVLRTQRNAIVAAYEENIIIDDIREKEEWICVTGTARS
- the accC gene encoding acetyl-CoA carboxylase biotin carboxylase subunit → MFNKVLIANRGEIALRVLRACRELGITTVAVYSKADRDLKHVRLADESVCIGPNASADSYLNIPAIISAMEVTDSIAVHPGYGFLAENADFAEQIQKSGFVFIGPDADVIRLMGDKVSAIQSMKKAGVPTVPGSDGPLPHDPEACVKIGRKIGFPVIIKAASGGGGRGMRVVHTEASLWTSVQVTKAEAKAAFGDDTVYMEKFLQNPRHVEVQIISDGQGNTVHLFDRDCSMQRRHQKVIEEAPAPLINEEARQKVFDSCIKACNAIGYKGAGTFEFLYEDGHFYFIEMNTRIQVEHPVSEMITGVDLIKEQIRVCAGEKLSLRQEDIRVNGHAIECRINAEDPTTFMPSPGLVSNFHAPGGLGVRVDTHLYSGYKVPPYYDSMIAKVITHAEDRKSALKRMEGALDELVISGIKTNTSLQMDLVRDEAFIDGGVNIHYLEKKLGL
- the accB gene encoding acetyl-CoA carboxylase biotin carboxyl carrier protein, which codes for MDIRKIKKLIELLEESNVEELEIKEGEESVRISRGSRSAANPAMQPMYQPAYQPVPAAPAAAAPVAPAEAPPAAAPSGHQVVSPMVGTFYRSPSPDSSPFVEVGQSVKAGDVICIVEAMKMMNQIEADKSGVIEAILADDGEPVEFDQPLLVIA
- the aroQ gene encoding type II 3-dehydroquinate dehydratase translates to MATILVLHGPNLNLLGTREPEVYGSTTLADINQKLTSLCIEKGHHLHALQSNAEYELIDRIHDARNEGVDFIVINPAGFTHTSVALRDALAAVDIPFVECHMSNVFSREPFRHHSYFSDLAKGVICGFSAQSYELALQAAFIHLESQE